A window from Acidimicrobiales bacterium encodes these proteins:
- a CDS encoding sensor histidine kinase KdpD, giving the protein MSRGHLRIYLGAAPGVGKTFAMLSEGRRRAARGTDVVIGVVETHGRANTEEQIGDLETVPRRSVDYRGTTFEEMDLDAVLARRPAVALVDELAHTNAPGGLHEKRWEDVHALLDAGIDVISTVNIQHLESLNDVVETITGIHQRETVPDRVVREADQVELVDMTPEALRRRMAHGNIYDAGKVDTALTNYFRPGNLSALRELALLWVADKVDDALQGYMDDHGITGTWETRERVVVAVTGAPSGEHLIRRAARMAQRTHADLIGVHVKAGEGLASGVSQALLDGQQLLCDLGGTYHEVVADDVADGLAAFARSVKATQLVLGSTRRRRTTELVRGSVINKAIRLSGDIDVHVISYEGDEARRLPQAPRRRSPLNRRRQVVGWGVALIGLPLLTAGLAVVRDTVGLPTVLLLYLLLVTIVAAIGGLRPALAVALLASATTNWFFTQPYGTFVIDDADQIVAIVVFIASGALVSVLVGQSARHSAEAQRARAEAEVLAVAAARLSADQDPLAAMLAHLRITFGQDAIALFARTSEGEWERAAVDGADPPDTVDAGERIEIGQGMTLVIVPGRLSGEDRRLLDAFTNRLADALERRDLERLAREASVRGRADELRTAILRAVSHDLRSPLASIKASATSLLQDDVEWTGAERKEFARTIDEEADRLDRLVANLLDMSRIEAGVVQFTSRPVGLEEVIAAALDSLSGPTANVVVEIGADLPTAFADAGLLERVVANLVANAVEHAPPTSPVRVQAAAHGGRAIVRIADQGPGIDADHRERMFDPFQRLGDSSPTGVGLGLAVARGFTQAMGGELTVEDTPGGGLTVVLTLPLVEPAEGRPPAGVPR; this is encoded by the coding sequence GTGAGCCGCGGCCACCTCCGCATCTATCTCGGCGCCGCACCGGGCGTCGGCAAGACGTTCGCCATGCTCAGCGAGGGCCGCCGACGGGCCGCACGGGGCACCGACGTCGTGATCGGGGTGGTCGAGACCCACGGTCGTGCCAACACCGAGGAGCAGATCGGCGATCTGGAGACCGTGCCACGGCGCAGCGTCGACTACCGCGGAACGACCTTCGAGGAGATGGACCTCGACGCGGTCCTGGCCCGTCGACCGGCTGTCGCGTTGGTCGACGAGCTCGCCCACACGAACGCGCCCGGGGGGCTTCACGAGAAGCGATGGGAGGACGTGCACGCCCTGCTCGACGCCGGCATCGACGTCATCTCCACGGTCAACATCCAGCACCTCGAGTCGCTGAACGACGTCGTCGAGACGATCACCGGGATCCACCAACGCGAGACCGTCCCCGACAGGGTGGTCCGCGAGGCCGACCAGGTCGAGCTCGTCGACATGACCCCCGAGGCCCTGCGTCGCCGAATGGCCCACGGCAACATCTACGACGCCGGCAAGGTCGACACCGCCCTCACCAACTACTTCCGGCCGGGCAACCTCTCGGCGCTCCGCGAGCTGGCGCTGCTCTGGGTGGCGGACAAGGTCGACGACGCCCTCCAGGGCTACATGGACGACCACGGGATCACCGGGACGTGGGAGACCCGTGAGCGGGTGGTCGTCGCCGTCACCGGCGCGCCCAGCGGGGAGCACCTCATACGTCGCGCCGCGCGGATGGCGCAGCGAACCCACGCCGACCTGATCGGGGTTCACGTCAAGGCGGGAGAGGGGCTCGCCTCCGGTGTCAGCCAGGCGCTCCTCGACGGCCAACAACTGCTCTGCGATCTCGGAGGCACCTACCACGAGGTCGTGGCCGACGACGTGGCGGACGGCCTCGCCGCCTTCGCCCGGTCCGTCAAGGCCACGCAGCTGGTCCTCGGCTCGACGCGCCGTCGCCGCACGACCGAGCTCGTGCGGGGCTCGGTCATCAACAAGGCGATCCGCCTCTCCGGCGACATCGACGTCCACGTGATCTCCTACGAGGGCGACGAGGCACGGCGGTTGCCGCAAGCGCCACGACGACGGTCCCCGCTGAACCGGCGCCGACAGGTGGTCGGCTGGGGCGTCGCTCTCATCGGCCTGCCGCTCCTGACGGCTGGGCTCGCCGTGGTGCGTGACACCGTCGGGCTCCCCACGGTGTTGCTCCTCTACCTGCTGCTGGTCACCATCGTGGCGGCGATCGGCGGGCTCCGACCGGCGCTGGCCGTCGCACTGCTCGCCTCGGCGACGACCAACTGGTTCTTCACGCAGCCGTACGGGACGTTCGTCATCGACGACGCCGACCAGATCGTGGCGATCGTGGTGTTCATCGCGAGCGGGGCGCTGGTCAGCGTGCTCGTGGGCCAGAGCGCCCGGCACTCGGCCGAGGCACAGCGGGCACGTGCCGAGGCCGAGGTCCTGGCCGTCGCCGCGGCCCGCCTGTCTGCTGATCAGGACCCCCTCGCTGCCATGCTGGCCCACCTCCGCATCACCTTCGGACAGGACGCGATCGCCCTGTTCGCTCGCACCTCCGAGGGCGAGTGGGAACGAGCGGCCGTCGACGGGGCCGACCCGCCCGACACCGTCGACGCAGGAGAGCGGATCGAGATCGGCCAGGGCATGACGCTCGTGATCGTCCCCGGTCGGCTCTCCGGAGAGGATCGTCGCCTCCTCGACGCCTTCACGAACCGCCTCGCAGACGCGCTCGAACGACGCGACCTCGAACGGCTCGCGCGTGAGGCGTCCGTGCGCGGCCGAGCCGACGAGCTGCGCACCGCCATCCTCCGGGCCGTGTCCCACGATCTGCGCAGCCCCTTGGCCTCGATCAAGGCCTCCGCCACCAGCCTCCTCCAGGACGACGTGGAATGGACGGGGGCCGAGCGCAAGGAGTTCGCCCGTACGATCGACGAGGAGGCCGACCGCCTCGACCGCCTCGTTGCGAACCTTCTCGACATGAGCCGGATCGAGGCCGGGGTCGTGCAGTTCACGTCGCGTCCCGTCGGCCTCGAGGAGGTCATCGCCGCCGCCCTCGACAGCCTCTCCGGACCGACCGCCAACGTGGTCGTCGAGATCGGAGCGGACCTCCCGACGGCGTTCGCCGACGCGGGTCTCCTCGAACGGGTCGTCGCCAACCTGGTGGCCAACGCCGTCGAGCACGCCCCGCCCACGTCGCCGGTGCGGGTGCAGGCCGCCGCCCACGGGGGTCGAGCGATCGTCCGGATCGCCGACCAGGGCCCGGGGATCGATGCCGACCACCGCGAGCGCATGTTCGATCCGTTCCAGCGACTGGGGGACTCGAGCCCCACCGGAGTGGGCCTCGGACTGGCGGTGGCTCGAGGGTTCACCCAGGCCATGGGCGGTGAGCTCACCGTCGAGGACACCCCCGGCGGCGGCCTCACCGTGGTCCTGACCCTCCCGCTGGTCGAGCCGGCGGAGGGCCGCCCGCCGGCGGGGGTGCCGAGGTGA
- the kdpC gene encoding K(+)-transporting ATPase subunit C yields MRRQLLPALLVLLTMTVLLGVAYPLVVTGVAQLAFTRQADGSLVEIDGTPVASELIGQPFDGPEWFEPRPSSAGEGYDATSSSGSNLGPTNPELIDAVRERVDAYRARNGLPAEVAVPIDAVTGSASGLDPHISVANARLQAPRVAEARGLSVDQVLDLIDDNTDERPLGVLGDPGVNVVLLNLAVDEAGGRP; encoded by the coding sequence ATGCGCCGTCAGCTGCTGCCCGCCCTCCTCGTGCTCCTGACGATGACGGTCCTCCTCGGTGTCGCCTACCCCCTGGTCGTGACCGGTGTGGCGCAGCTGGCCTTCACGCGCCAGGCCGACGGCTCGCTCGTCGAGATCGACGGGACACCCGTGGCGTCGGAGTTGATCGGCCAGCCCTTCGACGGGCCCGAGTGGTTCGAGCCACGACCCTCCTCGGCCGGTGAGGGCTACGACGCGACCTCGAGCTCGGGATCGAACCTCGGCCCGACCAACCCCGAGCTGATCGACGCGGTCAGGGAACGGGTCGATGCCTACCGTGCTCGGAACGGGTTGCCCGCCGAGGTCGCGGTGCCGATCGATGCGGTCACCGGATCGGCATCGGGCCTCGACCCTCACATCTCAGTGGCGAACGCTCGGCTCCAGGCGCCCCGAGTCGCCGAGGCCCGGGGGCTCTCCGTGGACCAGGTCCTGGACCTCATCGACGACAACACCGACGAGCGGCCGCTCGGAGTGCTCGGCGACCCCGGGGTGAACGTCGTGCTCCTCAACCTCGCGGTCGACGAAGCGGGGGGCCGGCCGTGA
- a CDS encoding response regulator codes for MTRILVVDDETQIRRALATNLRARAYEVDLAATGEQALELAAERHPDLVLLDLGLPGIDGVDVVHGLRGWTDVPIIVLTVRSEESDKVRALDSGADDYVTKPFGMNELLARMRAALRRTTTPDNEEAVVIAGELRIDLTDRRIHLHGHEAHLTPTEWGLVEQLVRNRDRLVTQRQLLQAVWGPGYGTEANYLRVHMANLRRKVEDEPSRPRHFLTEPGMGYRFVTDPAPTSR; via the coding sequence GTGACTCGGATCCTCGTCGTCGACGACGAGACCCAGATCCGTCGCGCCCTGGCCACGAACCTGCGGGCCCGGGCCTACGAGGTGGACCTGGCGGCGACGGGGGAGCAGGCACTCGAACTCGCCGCGGAGCGGCACCCGGACCTCGTGCTGCTCGATCTCGGTCTCCCCGGCATCGACGGGGTGGACGTGGTCCACGGCCTGCGAGGTTGGACCGACGTCCCGATCATCGTCCTGACCGTTCGCTCGGAGGAGTCGGACAAGGTCCGAGCGCTCGACAGCGGCGCCGACGACTACGTCACCAAGCCCTTCGGGATGAACGAGCTGCTGGCCCGGATGCGAGCCGCCCTGCGGCGCACGACGACTCCGGACAACGAGGAGGCCGTGGTGATCGCCGGTGAGTTGCGGATCGACCTCACGGACCGGCGGATCCATCTCCACGGTCACGAAGCCCACCTCACGCCCACCGAATGGGGCCTCGTGGAGCAACTCGTCCGCAACCGTGACCGTCTGGTCACGCAGCGCCAACTGCTCCAAGCGGTCTGGGGCCCTGGCTACGGCACCGAGGCCAACTACCTACGCGTCCACATGGCCAACCTCCGTCGGAAGGTGGAGGACGAACCGTCGCGCCCCCGTCACTTCCTCACCGAACCCGGCATGGGGTACCGATTCGTCACCGACCCCGCTCCGACCTCACGATGA
- the kdpB gene encoding potassium-transporting ATPase subunit KdpB yields the protein MALTSDPVAERGATHDPNRSSTRALFDGQIIGTALFDSFRKLDPRAMARNPVMFVVEVGAAVTSLLFFTQLGDDTGEGTLFTGLVVVFLWFTVLFANFAEAMAEGRGKAQAASLRKTRQETTANRRGRDGRLEQVPSTALEVGDEVEVVAGQVIPGDGDVIDGIASVDESAITGESAPVIRESGGDRSAVTGGTTVLSDRIVVRISARPGESFLDRMIALVEGAERQKTPNEIALSILLSGLTIIFLLVVVTLQPFAIYSGDEQSLVVLTALLVCLIPTTIGGLLSAIGIAGMDRLVQRNVLAMSGRAVEAAGDVSTLLLDKTGTITFGNRQAAALDPVHGVDEREMAVAALLTSLADETPEGRSIVQFVQDRYDVEIPGTTASELVPFTAQTRMSGVDLPDGRRIRKGATDSVRRWVTEQGGEVPPELLSFVTDISNSGGTPLVVADGERVLGVVHLKDVVKPGMRERFDDLRALGIRTVMITGDNPLTAQAIAGEAGVDDYLAEATPEDKMTLIRREQSGGRLVAMTGDGTNDAPALAAADVGVAMNTGTQAAKEAGNMVDLDSDPTKLIEIVEIGKQLLITRGSLTTFSIANDVAKYFAIIPAMFLVAYPELEALNVMRLESARTAILSAVIFNALIIVALIPLALRGVRFRAVGAADVLRRNITVYGLGGLVAPFVGIKLIDLLLTALGVS from the coding sequence GTGGCACTCACCTCCGACCCTGTCGCCGAACGGGGGGCGACGCACGACCCGAACCGGTCGTCGACGAGAGCGCTCTTCGACGGCCAGATCATCGGCACCGCGCTCTTCGACAGCTTCCGAAAGCTCGACCCGCGCGCCATGGCCCGCAACCCGGTGATGTTCGTGGTCGAGGTTGGAGCAGCAGTCACCAGCCTCCTCTTCTTCACCCAGCTCGGTGACGACACCGGGGAGGGAACGCTGTTCACCGGGCTCGTCGTCGTCTTCCTGTGGTTCACGGTTCTGTTCGCCAACTTCGCCGAGGCCATGGCGGAAGGGCGAGGGAAAGCGCAGGCGGCCTCACTTCGCAAGACCCGCCAGGAGACGACCGCCAACCGGCGGGGGCGCGACGGGCGCCTCGAACAGGTGCCCTCCACCGCCCTCGAGGTGGGGGATGAGGTCGAGGTCGTCGCCGGCCAGGTCATCCCCGGCGACGGAGACGTCATCGACGGCATCGCCAGCGTCGACGAGTCGGCGATCACCGGCGAGTCCGCCCCGGTCATCAGGGAGTCGGGCGGTGACCGGTCAGCGGTCACCGGGGGCACGACCGTCCTGTCCGACCGCATCGTCGTGCGCATCTCGGCACGGCCCGGCGAGTCCTTCCTCGACCGGATGATCGCGCTCGTCGAGGGCGCCGAGCGGCAGAAGACCCCCAACGAGATCGCGCTCAGCATCCTCCTGTCGGGATTGACGATCATCTTCCTGCTCGTCGTCGTGACGCTCCAGCCCTTCGCCATCTACTCGGGGGACGAGCAGAGTCTCGTGGTGCTCACCGCGCTGCTGGTCTGCCTCATACCGACGACCATCGGAGGCCTGCTCTCGGCCATCGGGATCGCCGGCATGGACCGGCTCGTCCAGCGCAACGTCCTGGCCATGAGCGGTCGGGCCGTGGAGGCTGCGGGGGACGTGTCCACGCTCCTCCTGGACAAGACCGGCACGATCACCTTCGGGAACCGCCAGGCTGCCGCTCTCGACCCGGTGCACGGCGTCGACGAGCGGGAGATGGCCGTTGCGGCGCTTCTCACCAGCCTGGCCGACGAGACCCCCGAGGGGCGTTCGATCGTGCAGTTCGTCCAGGACCGTTACGACGTAGAGATCCCCGGCACGACGGCTTCGGAGCTCGTTCCCTTCACCGCACAGACCCGGATGAGCGGTGTCGACCTGCCCGACGGGCGTCGGATCCGCAAGGGCGCCACCGACTCGGTCCGCCGTTGGGTCACCGAGCAGGGGGGTGAGGTCCCGCCCGAGCTGCTCTCCTTCGTCACGGACATCTCGAACAGCGGTGGAACGCCGCTCGTCGTGGCCGATGGCGAGCGGGTGCTCGGGGTCGTCCACTTGAAGGACGTGGTGAAGCCCGGGATGCGTGAGCGGTTCGACGACTTGCGGGCACTCGGGATCCGCACGGTGATGATCACGGGTGACAACCCGCTCACGGCGCAGGCGATCGCCGGAGAGGCAGGCGTCGACGACTACCTCGCCGAGGCGACGCCCGAGGACAAGATGACGCTCATCCGCCGGGAGCAGAGCGGGGGACGGCTGGTGGCGATGACAGGCGACGGCACCAACGACGCGCCTGCGCTGGCCGCCGCGGATGTCGGCGTGGCGATGAACACCGGCACCCAGGCTGCCAAGGAAGCCGGGAACATGGTCGATCTCGACTCCGATCCCACGAAGCTCATCGAGATCGTCGAGATCGGCAAGCAGTTGCTCATCACCCGTGGATCGCTCACCACCTTCTCGATCGCCAACGACGTCGCCAAGTACTTCGCGATCATCCCGGCGATGTTCCTCGTCGCCTACCCGGAGCTCGAGGCGCTGAACGTGATGCGACTGGAGTCCGCCCGCACGGCCATCCTCTCGGCGGTCATCTTCAATGCGCTGATCATCGTGGCCCTCATCCCCCTCGCGCTGCGCGGCGTGCGGTTCCGCGCCGTGGGCGCGGCCGACGTGCTGCGCCGCAACATCACGGTCTACGGACTCGGAGGCCTGGTCGCTCCGTTCGTGGGCATCAAGCTCATCGACCTGCTCCTCACCGCCCTGGGGGTCTCCTGA